The segment CAATTGCAATGTATTAAATACGATATGTTATGTTACGATAACTAAAAGCTTTCAGTCAAATCTAAATATACTTGCGACTTGTTTATTTTACTGGGTATAATTGGATTGTGTAAGCCCAAATGAGGGATTAATTAGTGACTATAATTAGGACATTAACGCCACTTGGGTTCTTTACAAAAcaaatgcaatatttaatatttaatatacgATATGTTATGTTACGATTCCTAAAAGCATTCAGTCAAATGTAAACATACTAGCGACTTGTTTTATTTTTACTGGGTATAATTGGATGGTGTAAGCCCAAATGGGGGCGTAATTTGTGATTATCATTATGACAATAGCCACTTGGGTAATTTCAAGATTTAAATCAAAGGCCTTTGTGTCCGATGGGGAAGTTTTGGcgactttgcttaaattgcatgcgTACGTTATTCACCTTTGCACATGCATACCAAATGAACatccaatatcacataacatcctATAAATACCGGCCATTTGTAAATCATGTATCTCCATCATCGAACATCAATTATCCAACAAAGTAACTATAGCAATGGTGTCATTTAAACTCTCATTTACACTTGTTTGTTTCTTTACCTTAGCAATTCTTCACACCATCAATGCCCAAAACTCCCAACAAGATTACTTAGATACTCACAATGCAGCTCGTGCCGAAGTGGGTGTCGCAAACATTGTATGGAATGCCACTGTGGCTGCCTATGCTCAAAACTATGCTAACCAGAGGAAAGCCGACTGCAATCTTGTCAATTCTGGTGGACCTTATGGTGAGAACCTTGCTAAAGGTAGTGGTACCTTCTCAGGCACTGCAGCAGTGAATTTATGGGTAGCTCAGAAGGCTTATTATGATTATGCCACAAATACTTGTGCTGGTGGACACGTTTGTGGACACTATACTCAAGTAGTGTGGAGTAATTCTAATCAACTTGGATGTGCTAGGGTTCAGTGTACAAATAATAGTTGGTGGTTCGTTATTTGCAGCTATTATTCTAGTGGAAACATCAATGGCCAATCTCCTTACTAGTGAACTTGAGTTGTGTTGCTGGTTATATATAGAGatatataacatatgaataaatatatatacatcttTTTGGTGTAATAAAGAATTAAAGTGATACTGAAACATTGTTTGTCTTTTGATTGCTTGTGTTTATCTTCTTCTCTGTCATATTTTGTAATTATGTATTTAGCAAATATCTAGAGGAAACAAGTCCAAAAATACCATAACAGCATTGTGATCATATACTCTTACACGAGATCTTATTCAGGAATTTTACAGAAAATGTCACAAAATATTGAAACTAAAAGTTTAGTATAATGATAGACACATGCATTAACGAATTGATATTATCTACCCACACTTGGTACCTCAAATACAAATAATGTCTAAAGGATCGTCCATGCATCTTGTCatatttttatcaatatttgagAAATTTACATTTTAGGTCTTTGAATACATCTAAAATTTTCGCTTTTTAAAAATGTTCTGGTCCATAAAAAATCGATTTGTAATTTTGGTCTTATTTTTGAAGTTTCAAAATGATTTgagtaaattataaaaatcaatGTTGTCGGTCATGTTTACAAAAGATTGCAAAATTAGTCGAAGTTTTAATTTCATGGTTTACTTGTAGAGTTGATCTTCATAGTAACCTTCTTACCACTACAATGACGAAGCATGAGGTCATGCAGCTGTGGAGTAAGAAAGAAATTGTGGGGCAGTTACCAAGTAGTTGTATGGGTAGCGGCAGTGTAAGGATAGGAAGTATGGTTGTGCATGTAGTTGCAAGGCATTACGAACATACTATAGTTACAATGCTCAATGAAGAAGGGTGGTGGTGCTCGATCAATGGGTCAGATCAGTTTGCGGCGTTTCATAGGCCCAACCTACAACAAATATTAGATCAACTCATCTCTATAGATAAAGCCCCTTCGTACAAATGTGACCTTAAGGCAAACATCAGCATTTGCGACGACAGCTATTATTAAGAAAAATCTCTCTTTAGTTTGTCGGTGGACGTTACTTGATTTCCGTGATCAAGTAAACCATGTT is part of the Lactuca sativa cultivar Salinas chromosome 7, Lsat_Salinas_v11, whole genome shotgun sequence genome and harbors:
- the LOC111904254 gene encoding pathogenesis-related leaf protein 4, whose translation is MVSFKLSFTLVCFFTLAILHTINAQNSQQDYLDTHNAARAEVGVANIVWNATVAAYAQNYANQRKADCNLVNSGGPYGENLAKGSGTFSGTAAVNLWVAQKAYYDYATNTCAGGHVCGHYTQVVWSNSNQLGCARVQCTNNSWWFVICSYYSSGNINGQSPY